One stretch of Toxoplasma gondii ME49 chromosome XI, whole genome shotgun sequence DNA includes these proteins:
- a CDS encoding hypothetical protein (encoded by transcript TGME49_314695), whose amino-acid sequence MAKGLQTRIHVRCKDLLLYSFPKRCDAATVRVVNARYARFFVQEERRIIWQMSLVGSLCYRGTAMQLRIVLFIAFNMSANMSGGYRLRLSPSCENRKLWSLIRKWVCLCTSSRLLSSIHAVLMREAVIHQPSPRRSGRTVL is encoded by the exons ATGGCAAAGGGATTGCAGACACGCATTCACGTCCGATGCAAAGATTTATTGTTGTACTCGTTTCCGAAAAGGTGCGACGCTGCTACCGTGCGTGTGGTCAATGCGCGGTATGCCCGGTTTTTCGtccaagaagaaagacgaattATATGGCAAATGTCGCTAGTTGGAAGCTTATGCTACCGAGGAACTGCTATGCAGTTGCGCATCGTGTTGTTCATCGCCTTCA ATATGAGTGCGAACATGTCCGGCGGTTACAGGCTCCGGTTGAGCCCGTCTTGTGAAAATAGGAAACTGTGGTCGCTCATTCGGAAGTGGGTATGTTTGTGTACGAGTTCAAGATTGCTCTCTTCTATTCATGCAGTGCTTATGAGAGAAGCAGTAATTCATCAGCCAAGCCCACGTCGTTCGGGGCGGACGGTGCTCTAG